One Halomonas sp. THAF5a genomic region harbors:
- a CDS encoding LacI family DNA-binding transcriptional regulator yields MSTSPRITIKDLARELGVSTASVSNAFNRPDQLSPRLRERILSEAHRLGYSGPDAKARSLRTGRSRIIAVVLAESLTYSLNDPVASELLSGIAEVLDAHGHTLLLLSGRQHVSQAPGSASMADGFIVYGLMPSLKVLNDLPVQRPLIAVDFDIEARPSVHIDNEPACHAIAHHALASRPARRIGVINLRLTASPCNGPITDDQVLLSAERTITRLRLAGFHRAFSEHGIDPADVPMWNIEENTFEVCTPVVEAILDLPDDERPDLLLCTSDRIALTVLTLAERRGLRVPEDLRITGFDGIAEGQYRAPRLTTVRQDSVEKGRIAARMILGLSPHEDRRLDTELILGDTCP; encoded by the coding sequence TTGTCTACGTCACCCCGCATCACCATCAAGGACCTGGCCCGGGAGCTGGGCGTCTCCACCGCCAGCGTCTCCAACGCCTTCAATCGCCCCGACCAGCTCTCCCCGAGGCTGCGCGAGCGGATCCTCAGCGAAGCGCATCGGCTGGGCTACTCGGGGCCGGATGCCAAGGCCCGCAGCCTGCGCACCGGCCGCTCGCGGATCATCGCGGTGGTGCTCGCCGAGAGCCTCACCTACAGCCTCAACGATCCCGTGGCCAGCGAGCTGCTGTCCGGCATCGCCGAGGTCCTCGACGCCCACGGCCATACCCTGCTGCTGCTCTCCGGTCGCCAGCACGTTTCCCAGGCGCCCGGCTCGGCCAGCATGGCCGACGGCTTCATCGTCTATGGCCTGATGCCGAGCCTCAAGGTACTGAATGACTTGCCCGTCCAGCGACCACTGATCGCCGTGGATTTCGATATCGAGGCCCGTCCCAGCGTGCATATCGACAACGAGCCGGCCTGCCATGCCATCGCCCACCATGCTCTGGCCAGCCGCCCCGCCAGGCGAATCGGCGTCATCAACCTGCGGCTCACCGCATCACCTTGCAACGGGCCGATCACCGACGATCAGGTGCTGCTCTCGGCGGAGCGCACCATCACCCGATTGCGGCTGGCCGGCTTCCACCGCGCCTTTAGCGAGCACGGCATCGACCCGGCCGATGTGCCGATGTGGAACATCGAGGAGAACACCTTCGAGGTCTGTACCCCGGTGGTCGAGGCCATCCTCGATCTCCCCGATGATGAACGCCCGGACCTGCTGCTCTGCACGTCCGATCGCATCGCGCTGACGGTGCTGACGCTCGCCGAACGGCGCGGCCTGCGCGTGCCCGAGGACCTGCGCATCACCGGCTTCGACGGCATCGCCGAGGGCCAGTACCGGGCCCCGCGCCTGACCACCGTGCGTCAGGACAGCGTCGAGAAGGGGCGCATCGCCGCCCGCATGATCCTCGGCCTCAGCCCCCATGAGGATCGCCGGCTCGACACCGAACTGATCCTGGGCGACACCTGCCCCTGA
- a CDS encoding bifunctional 2-polyprenyl-6-hydroxyphenol methylase/3-demethylubiquinol 3-O-methyltransferase UbiG, with translation MSDRDDPDLHQARLERAASLIRASGARRVLDLGCGSGSLLQYLLRDAQFERVVGLELCGELLAQAKLRLATLPAARAGRLELICGSYAEAHPALADFDAAAMVETLEHVPPEGLSRVERAVFAGLRPGLLVLTTPNGDYNPLFGLARGEFRDPDHKFEWSRARFRDWGLGVARRHGYGVRFSGIGELDPDLGQPTQVALFTRHPSRGE, from the coding sequence ATGAGCGACCGCGACGACCCCGACCTCCACCAGGCGCGCCTCGAGCGCGCGGCCTCGCTGATCCGCGCCAGCGGCGCGCGGCGGGTGCTCGATCTCGGCTGCGGTTCCGGGAGCCTGCTGCAGTACCTGCTGCGCGACGCCCAGTTCGAGCGGGTGGTCGGCCTGGAGCTCTGTGGCGAACTGCTCGCCCAGGCCAAGCTGCGGCTCGCGACCCTGCCCGCCGCTCGGGCGGGGCGGCTCGAGCTGATCTGCGGTTCCTATGCCGAGGCCCATCCGGCGCTGGCCGACTTCGACGCCGCGGCCATGGTGGAGACCCTCGAGCACGTGCCCCCCGAGGGGCTCTCCCGGGTGGAGCGGGCGGTCTTCGCCGGCCTGCGCCCCGGGCTTCTGGTGCTGACTACCCCCAACGGCGACTACAACCCGCTCTTTGGGCTGGCACGCGGCGAGTTCCGCGACCCCGACCACAAGTTCGAATGGAGCCGGGCGCGCTTTCGCGACTGGGGCCTCGGGGTCGCCCGGCGCCACGGCTATGGCGTGCGCTTCTCGGGGATCGGCGAGCTCGACCCCGACCTCGGCCAGCCGACCCAGGTAGCGCTCTTCACCCGTCACCCGTCGAGGGGCGAGTGA
- a CDS encoding aldehyde dehydrogenase family protein: MIYANPGSPESVVSFDARYGNYIGGEFVPPVKGQYFDNVSPVNGKPFCEIPRSTAEDIELALDAAHAAAPAWGRTSAAERGNLLLKIADRMEQHLEMLAVAETWDNGKAVRETLNADLPLAVDHFRYFAGCIRAQEGTAADIDANTVAYHFHEPLGVVGQIIPWNFPLLMAVWKLAPALAAGNCVVLKPAEQTPASILELMKLVGDLLPPGVVNVVNGYGAEAGQALATSTRIAKIAFTGSTPVGAHILKCAADNIIPSTVELGGKSPNIYFADIMNAEPEFIDKAAEGLVLAFFNQGEVCTCPSRALIQESMYDAFMAKVMEKVATITRGNPLDTDVQVGAQASQEQFDKIMSYMDVARDEGAEFLTGGDKERFDPAYDSGYYIQPTLLKGHNRMRVFQEEIFGPVVAVTTFKDEAEALAIANDTEFGLGAGVWSRDINVAFRMGRGIQAGRVWTNCYHQYPAHAAFGGYKKSGVGRETHKVALEHYQQTKNLLVSYDINPLGFF, translated from the coding sequence ATGATCTACGCCAACCCCGGCAGCCCCGAGTCCGTGGTCAGCTTCGACGCGCGCTACGGCAACTATATCGGCGGCGAGTTCGTGCCGCCGGTCAAGGGCCAGTACTTCGACAACGTCAGCCCGGTCAACGGCAAACCGTTCTGCGAGATTCCCCGCTCCACCGCCGAGGACATCGAGCTGGCGCTGGATGCCGCCCACGCCGCCGCCCCGGCCTGGGGCAGGACCTCGGCCGCCGAGCGCGGCAATCTCCTGTTGAAGATCGCCGATCGCATGGAGCAGCACCTCGAGATGCTCGCCGTGGCCGAGACCTGGGACAACGGCAAGGCGGTGCGCGAGACCCTCAACGCCGACCTGCCGCTGGCGGTGGATCACTTCCGCTATTTCGCCGGCTGCATCCGCGCCCAGGAGGGCACCGCGGCGGACATCGACGCCAACACCGTGGCCTACCACTTCCACGAGCCGCTGGGCGTGGTGGGGCAGATCATCCCCTGGAACTTCCCGCTGCTGATGGCCGTCTGGAAGCTGGCGCCGGCGCTGGCCGCGGGCAACTGCGTGGTGCTCAAGCCCGCCGAGCAGACCCCGGCCTCGATCCTCGAGCTGATGAAGCTGGTCGGCGACCTGCTGCCGCCGGGGGTGGTCAACGTCGTCAACGGCTACGGCGCCGAGGCCGGCCAGGCGCTGGCCACCAGCACCCGCATCGCCAAGATCGCCTTCACCGGCTCCACCCCGGTGGGCGCGCACATCCTCAAGTGCGCCGCCGACAACATCATCCCCTCCACCGTGGAGCTCGGCGGCAAGTCGCCGAACATCTACTTCGCCGACATCATGAACGCCGAGCCCGAGTTCATCGACAAGGCCGCCGAGGGCCTGGTGCTGGCCTTCTTCAACCAGGGCGAGGTGTGCACCTGCCCGTCGCGGGCGCTGATCCAGGAGAGCATGTATGACGCCTTCATGGCTAAGGTGATGGAGAAGGTCGCGACCATCACCCGCGGCAACCCGCTGGATACCGACGTCCAGGTCGGCGCCCAGGCCTCCCAGGAGCAGTTCGACAAGATCATGTCCTACATGGACGTCGCCCGCGACGAGGGCGCCGAGTTCCTGACCGGCGGCGACAAGGAGCGCTTCGACCCGGCCTATGACAGCGGCTATTACATCCAGCCGACCCTGCTCAAGGGCCACAACAGGATGCGCGTCTTCCAGGAGGAGATCTTCGGCCCGGTGGTGGCGGTGACCACCTTCAAGGACGAGGCCGAGGCGCTGGCGATCGCCAACGACACCGAGTTCGGCCTCGGCGCCGGGGTCTGGAGCCGCGACATCAACGTCGCCTTCCGCATGGGCCGCGGCATCCAGGCCGGCCGGGTGTGGACCAACTGCTACCACCAGTATCCGGCTCACGCCGCCTTCGGCGGCTACAAGAAGTCCGGGGTGGGCCGCGAGACCCACAAGGTGGCGCTGGAACACTACCAGCAGACCAAGAACCTGCTGGTCAGCTACGACATCAACCCGCTGGGCTTCTTCTGA
- a CDS encoding response regulator transcription factor, with amino-acid sequence MHTLMVADDHPLFREAIGAVITAGLPDCRLLEAESLAQALERAERHTEVDLVLLDLGLPDASGLEGLRALREAHPALPVAILSADQERRTVLEAIELGAVGYIPKSTPRRALQGALIRLLEGQLYLPAEIMRHPPAAPSSPCPSPSAEGVPQDAQRRRLAELTDKQLEVLIRLSRGAPNKVIARELEIAETTVKTHVSAILRKLGVSGRVQAILAANDADLEALLAERRLPSA; translated from the coding sequence ATGCACACCCTGATGGTCGCCGATGACCATCCGCTGTTTCGCGAGGCCATCGGCGCGGTGATCACCGCCGGGCTGCCCGACTGCCGACTGCTCGAGGCCGAGAGCCTGGCGCAGGCCCTCGAGCGCGCCGAGCGGCATACCGAGGTCGATCTGGTGCTGCTGGACCTCGGCCTGCCCGATGCCAGCGGGCTGGAGGGGCTCAGGGCGCTGCGCGAGGCCCATCCTGCCCTGCCGGTGGCCATCCTCTCCGCCGACCAGGAGCGGCGCACCGTCCTCGAGGCCATCGAGCTCGGCGCGGTGGGCTACATCCCCAAGTCGACGCCGCGCCGGGCGCTGCAGGGGGCCCTGATCCGCCTGCTGGAGGGCCAGCTCTACCTGCCGGCGGAGATCATGCGCCACCCCCCGGCCGCGCCCTCCTCTCCGTGCCCCTCGCCGTCGGCCGAGGGCGTACCGCAGGACGCGCAGCGCCGGCGCCTGGCCGAGCTCACCGACAAGCAGCTCGAGGTGCTGATCCGCCTCTCCCGGGGGGCCCCCAACAAGGTGATCGCGCGGGAGCTGGAGATCGCCGAGACCACGGTGAAGACCCACGTCTCGGCGATCCTGCGCAAGCTTGGCGTCTCCGGCCGCGTCCAGGCGATCCTCGCCGCCAATGATGCCGACCTCGAGGCCCTGCTCGCCGAGCGCCGTCTGCCCTCAGCCTGA
- a CDS encoding hybrid sensor histidine kinase/response regulator encodes MALDRPRTIPDDATPRERELLAENARLRRIASALMERVESAGVAGAAPYAAFEHAVLLAEQVRERTEALQQTLAELHAAKAEAEAANLSKTRFLAAVSHDLMQPLNAARLFTSALEEHELPAASTRLVGHVGRSLQDVEALLGTLVDISRLDAGVLAPDVAPFPVSRLLDVLAEEFRQMAAARGLTLHYVRSEAVVASDLALLARVVRNFLTNAIRYTEQGRILLGCRRRPGGLEILVADTGPGIPEAQREAIFQEFQRLGERRDAEDRGLGLGLAIVDRIAGILDHPLRLASVPGRGSLFAVRVPEGRLPAAPPSAPAPAWEGDLLAGMRVWVVDDDPGICEGMAALLAGWGCAVRTATGLAALEADLDAGAPDEAADVLLVDYHLGEGHPDGLAVAARLGERRPGLAVVVITANHDAAITGLARQRGYGCLLKPVKPLRLRMQLVALRGGSG; translated from the coding sequence TTGGCGCTCGACCGGCCGCGGACGATCCCTGACGACGCCACTCCCCGGGAGCGCGAGCTGCTGGCGGAGAACGCCCGCCTGCGCCGCATCGCCTCCGCGCTGATGGAGCGCGTGGAGTCGGCCGGGGTGGCCGGGGCGGCCCCCTATGCGGCCTTCGAGCATGCCGTGCTGCTCGCCGAGCAGGTGCGCGAGCGCACCGAGGCGCTGCAGCAGACCCTGGCCGAGCTCCACGCCGCCAAGGCCGAGGCCGAGGCGGCCAACCTCTCCAAGACCCGCTTCCTGGCCGCGGTCAGCCACGACCTGATGCAGCCGCTGAACGCCGCCCGGCTCTTCACCAGCGCCCTCGAGGAGCACGAGCTGCCCGCCGCCTCGACCCGGCTGGTGGGGCATGTCGGCCGCTCCCTCCAGGACGTGGAGGCGCTGCTCGGCACCCTGGTGGACATCTCGCGCCTGGATGCCGGGGTGCTGGCGCCGGACGTCGCCCCCTTTCCCGTCTCGCGGCTGCTCGACGTGCTGGCCGAGGAGTTCCGCCAGATGGCCGCGGCGCGGGGGCTCACGCTTCACTATGTGAGAAGCGAGGCGGTGGTCGCCTCAGACCTGGCGCTGCTGGCGCGGGTGGTGCGCAACTTCCTGACCAACGCCATTCGCTACACCGAGCAGGGCCGGATCCTGCTGGGCTGCCGTCGGCGCCCCGGCGGGCTCGAGATCCTGGTGGCCGATACCGGGCCCGGCATTCCCGAGGCGCAGCGCGAGGCGATCTTCCAGGAGTTCCAGCGCCTGGGCGAGCGCCGCGACGCCGAGGACCGCGGCCTGGGGCTGGGGCTCGCGATCGTCGATCGTATCGCCGGGATCCTCGACCACCCCCTGCGGCTCGCCTCGGTGCCGGGGCGCGGCTCGCTGTTCGCGGTGCGCGTGCCCGAGGGCCGGCTGCCGGCGGCGCCGCCGAGCGCACCGGCGCCGGCCTGGGAGGGCGATCTGCTGGCGGGCATGCGGGTCTGGGTCGTCGACGACGACCCCGGGATCTGCGAGGGCATGGCGGCGCTGCTCGCCGGCTGGGGCTGCGCGGTGCGCACCGCCACCGGCCTGGCGGCCCTGGAGGCCGACCTGGACGCCGGGGCCCCCGACGAGGCCGCGGACGTGCTGCTGGTCGATTACCACCTGGGGGAGGGGCACCCCGATGGCCTGGCGGTGGCCGCGCGGCTGGGCGAGCGCCGGCCGGGGCTCGCGGTGGTGGTGATCACCGCCAATCACGACGCCGCGATCACGGGCCTGGCCCGCCAGCGGGGCTACGGCTGTCTGCTCAAGCCCGTGAAGCCGCTGCGCCTGCGCATGCAGCTGGTCGCGCTGCGCGGCGGCTCAGGCTGA
- the nosP gene encoding nitric oxide-sensing protein NosP, whose product MAEGAPLRSAVSRHGDPHAAGQELAEALCHPELGFVLFFCSAEYPLAALSEALDAAFAGVPVAGCTTAGELTPAGYGRGGIVAIGLDRRHFAVSCALVENLADFDLMRAQRLVDGLLDDCRDRALAPLAGHSFALTLLDGLSSCEEQVLATLDAALGRIPSFGGSAGDDNRLAHTHVHAEGRFHGQAAVVVLINTRLPFEVFTTHHLRPRTEKLVVTRADRERRRVLELNALPAAEEYARLVGLPVAALDAAVFARHPLAVRLGEAHYVRAIQRVNDDGSLSFYCAVENGIVLTAMRPAPLLEDLEAVFAGLAERLGEPALIIACDCFLRRLELEARGQVDAASRLLARSRVVGFNSYGEQHHGMHINQTFTGVAIGARPAADDP is encoded by the coding sequence ATGGCCGAGGGCGCGCCGCTGCGCTCGGCCGTCAGCCGCCACGGCGATCCCCACGCTGCCGGGCAGGAGCTCGCCGAGGCGCTGTGCCACCCCGAGCTCGGCTTCGTGCTCTTCTTCTGCAGCGCCGAGTACCCCCTGGCGGCGCTCTCCGAGGCCCTGGACGCGGCCTTCGCCGGCGTGCCGGTGGCGGGCTGCACCACCGCCGGGGAGCTCACCCCGGCGGGCTACGGGCGCGGCGGCATCGTCGCCATCGGCCTCGACCGGCGCCACTTCGCGGTCTCCTGCGCGCTGGTCGAGAACCTGGCGGACTTCGACCTGATGCGCGCCCAGCGCCTGGTCGACGGCCTGCTCGACGACTGTCGCGACCGCGCCCTGGCGCCCCTGGCCGGTCACAGCTTCGCGCTGACCCTGCTCGACGGCCTCTCCAGCTGCGAGGAGCAGGTGCTGGCGACCCTGGATGCCGCCCTGGGACGCATCCCCAGCTTCGGCGGCTCCGCCGGCGACGACAATCGCCTGGCCCATACCCACGTGCACGCCGAGGGGCGCTTCCACGGCCAGGCCGCGGTGGTGGTGCTGATCAATACCCGGCTGCCCTTCGAGGTCTTCACCACCCACCATCTGCGCCCGCGCACCGAGAAGCTGGTGGTCACTCGGGCCGATCGCGAGCGCCGTCGGGTGCTGGAGCTCAACGCCCTGCCGGCCGCCGAGGAGTATGCCCGGCTGGTGGGCCTGCCGGTCGCCGCCCTGGACGCCGCGGTCTTCGCCCGCCATCCCCTGGCGGTGCGGCTGGGCGAGGCGCACTACGTGCGCGCCATCCAGCGGGTCAACGACGACGGCAGCCTGAGCTTCTACTGCGCGGTGGAGAACGGCATCGTGCTGACCGCCATGCGGCCCGCGCCCCTGCTCGAGGACCTCGAAGCGGTCTTCGCCGGCCTCGCCGAGCGCCTCGGCGAGCCGGCGCTGATCATCGCCTGCGACTGCTTCCTGCGTCGGCTGGAGCTGGAAGCTCGCGGGCAGGTGGACGCCGCCTCGCGGCTGCTGGCGCGCTCGCGGGTGGTGGGCTTCAACTCCTACGGGGAGCAGCATCATGGCATGCATATCAACCAGACCTTCACCGGAGTCGCCATTGGCGCTCGACCGGCCGCGGACGATCCCTGA
- a CDS encoding ATP-binding protein produces the protein MSHYPLRLKLGAIAALLFFAAALVVVGLVAWRQHTLAESVGGNAAWHAHKLDRDAVELRSFLARPDPTAERPLMALRIRLELLYSRLNLLKEGDITQLLARIEIAEALVGQVESHLAAMDAQLSRLERLDADARNQLISRLDILNGVTERLVIAINGHLAEATTEERRALQTLYVVLLLLILAMSLAALLVVIFLFRESRDNAAARRELETLSRELEVTAQRAESSSRAKSEFLATVSHEIRTPLNGVIGMSDLLQDQPLPVKARHFADTIHDSAQRLLELINDLLDLSKIEAQRLAFEERPFDLAELIEGAVALFAPRAAARGLRLTCERDPRLPARVVGDAGRLRQVLLNLLSNAIKFTEQGEVHLVVRALAEGPVRFEVVDTGIGIAPECQCQLFEPFQQGDPSTARRFGGTGLGLVISQRLVEAQGGRLAFESEPGRGSRFWFELTLPEASGDAFPEEAPPALPEGGLADARLLVVEDDPVNQQVARAMLERLGCRVSVAEDADVALAWAAREHFDLIFMDVQLPGTDGLEATRRLRARGGWAAEVPVVAMTAGGPSGDQVRCLAAGMNGYLTKPLFQQALMALLHRHLPRAGTTPAGDAASPEAPLEASTLSSLEESLGRQGLAALITLYRQQAAEHLAGLERALDDGIDRHVESLAHRLKGESSSLGARRVARLAGQVERLGAQARLDEVAPLLSALHRGLAETLRALEAWPSAE, from the coding sequence ATGTCGCACTACCCCCTGCGCCTGAAGCTGGGCGCCATCGCCGCGCTGCTGTTCTTCGCCGCCGCCCTGGTCGTGGTCGGCCTGGTCGCCTGGCGCCAGCACACCCTGGCCGAGAGCGTGGGCGGCAATGCCGCCTGGCACGCCCACAAGCTCGACCGGGACGCGGTGGAGCTGCGCAGCTTCCTGGCGCGCCCCGACCCGACGGCCGAGCGGCCGCTGATGGCCCTGCGCATCCGCCTGGAGCTGCTCTACAGCCGCCTCAACCTGCTCAAGGAGGGCGACATCACTCAGCTGCTGGCCAGGATCGAGATCGCCGAGGCGCTGGTGGGGCAGGTCGAGTCGCATCTCGCGGCCATGGACGCGCAGCTGAGCCGCCTGGAACGCCTCGATGCCGATGCCCGGAACCAGCTGATCTCCCGGCTCGACATCCTGAACGGCGTCACCGAGCGATTGGTCATCGCCATCAACGGCCACCTGGCCGAGGCCACCACCGAGGAGCGGCGGGCGCTGCAGACCCTCTACGTCGTCCTGCTGCTGCTGATCCTGGCGATGAGCCTGGCGGCGCTGCTGGTGGTGATCTTCCTGTTCCGCGAGTCCCGCGACAACGCCGCCGCCCGTCGCGAGCTGGAGACCCTGAGCCGCGAGCTGGAGGTCACCGCCCAGCGCGCCGAGTCATCGAGCCGCGCCAAGTCGGAGTTCCTGGCGACCGTCAGCCACGAGATCCGCACCCCGCTCAACGGGGTCATCGGCATGAGCGACCTGCTCCAGGACCAGCCGCTGCCGGTGAAGGCGCGCCACTTCGCCGACACCATCCACGACAGCGCCCAGCGTCTGCTCGAGCTGATCAACGACCTCCTGGACCTCTCCAAGATCGAGGCCCAGCGCCTGGCGTTCGAGGAGCGCCCCTTCGACCTGGCCGAGCTGATCGAGGGGGCGGTGGCCCTCTTCGCCCCGCGGGCCGCCGCTCGGGGGCTTCGCCTGACGTGCGAGCGTGACCCGCGCCTGCCGGCGCGGGTCGTCGGCGATGCCGGCCGCCTGCGCCAGGTGCTGCTCAACCTGCTCTCCAACGCCATCAAGTTCACCGAGCAGGGGGAAGTGCACCTGGTGGTGCGTGCCCTGGCCGAGGGGCCGGTGCGCTTCGAGGTCGTCGACACCGGGATCGGCATTGCGCCCGAGTGCCAGTGTCAGCTGTTCGAGCCCTTCCAGCAAGGCGATCCCTCCACCGCGCGTCGCTTCGGCGGCACCGGACTCGGGCTCGTGATCAGCCAGCGCCTGGTCGAGGCGCAGGGCGGGCGGCTCGCCTTCGAGAGCGAACCGGGCAGGGGCAGTCGCTTCTGGTTCGAGTTGACGCTGCCGGAGGCCTCGGGCGACGCCTTCCCGGAAGAGGCGCCGCCGGCCCTCCCCGAGGGCGGGCTGGCCGATGCCCGGTTGCTGGTGGTCGAGGACGATCCGGTCAACCAGCAGGTGGCCCGGGCCATGCTCGAGCGCCTGGGGTGTCGCGTCAGCGTCGCCGAAGACGCCGACGTGGCCCTCGCCTGGGCGGCCCGTGAGCACTTCGACCTGATCTTCATGGACGTGCAGCTGCCCGGTACGGACGGCCTGGAGGCGACCCGGCGGCTGCGTGCCCGGGGCGGCTGGGCGGCCGAGGTGCCGGTGGTGGCGATGACCGCCGGGGGGCCGAGCGGGGATCAGGTACGCTGCCTGGCCGCCGGCATGAACGGCTACCTGACCAAGCCGCTCTTCCAGCAGGCCCTGATGGCCCTGCTGCACCGGCACTTGCCGCGGGCCGGGACGACGCCGGCAGGCGACGCCGCGTCTCCCGAGGCGCCGCTCGAGGCGTCGACCCTCTCGTCCCTGGAAGAGAGCCTGGGACGCCAGGGGCTCGCGGCGCTGATCACCCTCTACCGTCAGCAGGCGGCGGAGCACCTGGCGGGACTCGAACGCGCCCTGGACGACGGGATCGACCGCCACGTCGAGTCCCTGGCGCATCGGCTGAAGGGGGAGTCCTCGAGCCTGGGCGCGAGGCGGGTCGCCAGGCTGGCCGGCCAGGTGGAACGGCTCGGCGCCCAGGCGCGCCTGGACGAGGTCGCGCCGCTGCTGAGTGCGCTGCATCGCGGCCTGGCCGAGACGCTGAGGGCGCTGGAGGCCTGGCCGTCAGCCGAATGA
- a CDS encoding oxidoreductase, whose translation MSTGYLARLLTPLLWLLIAPPHVQARPGDEAGPVAQALPAPTGDVILTLGGDITRTNVGGEAHFDRAMLKALPSRVIETHTPWHSDRGRFEGPLVRALLEAVGADGDCLHIQALNGFEARAPRSDFYDHDVILAMSRNAEPLGIRDYGPLFVVYPFDAHPELLTEAVRFRSVWHVIRIIVP comes from the coding sequence ATGTCGACCGGATACCTCGCGCGACTGCTGACGCCGCTGCTGTGGCTGCTGATCGCGCCTCCCCATGTCCAGGCGCGCCCCGGCGATGAGGCCGGGCCCGTGGCCCAGGCCCTGCCGGCGCCCACCGGGGACGTGATCCTGACCCTCGGCGGCGATATCACCCGGACCAACGTGGGCGGCGAGGCGCATTTCGATCGCGCCATGCTTAAGGCCCTGCCGTCGCGGGTCATCGAGACCCACACGCCCTGGCACAGCGACCGGGGACGCTTCGAGGGGCCGCTGGTGCGGGCCCTGCTCGAGGCCGTCGGGGCCGACGGTGACTGCCTGCACATCCAGGCCCTCAACGGGTTCGAGGCGCGGGCCCCGCGCTCCGACTTCTACGATCACGACGTGATCCTCGCCATGTCGCGGAACGCAGAGCCCCTGGGGATCCGCGACTACGGCCCGCTGTTCGTCGTCTACCCCTTCGATGCACACCCCGAGCTTCTGACCGAGGCGGTGCGCTTCCGCTCGGTCTGGCACGTCATTCGGATCATCGTGCCCTGA
- a CDS encoding DUF2189 domain-containing protein — translation MDKPRAWLASGFEDFRQATSVSLAYGMFWVGLSIAVTAGAFTLGLWHWLLPLIAGFMFLGPLVAVGSYGISRAIEAGRVPNLGDAFGGWKGHAGQLAMMGVMMMIFFLAWIRLATLLFALFFGLEAPNPELLYASLLTTVDGLTMLAVGTAIGAVLAFGAFTISVVAIPTLMDQDLTFMEGIEASIRSVAKNFRPMLLWAAILTGCVLVGVMTFYIGLALILPVLGHASWHAYEDLVRIEPIEKLES, via the coding sequence ATGGACAAGCCACGTGCCTGGCTGGCGTCGGGCTTCGAGGACTTTCGCCAGGCCACCTCGGTCAGCCTTGCCTACGGCATGTTCTGGGTGGGGCTGAGTATCGCCGTCACCGCCGGGGCCTTCACGCTGGGGTTGTGGCACTGGCTGTTGCCGCTGATCGCCGGCTTCATGTTCCTCGGGCCGCTGGTGGCCGTGGGCTCCTACGGCATCAGCCGGGCGATCGAGGCGGGGCGGGTGCCCAACCTCGGCGACGCGTTCGGCGGCTGGAAGGGCCACGCCGGCCAGCTGGCGATGATGGGCGTGATGATGATGATCTTCTTTCTCGCCTGGATCCGTCTGGCCACGCTGCTGTTCGCGCTCTTCTTCGGCCTCGAGGCGCCCAATCCCGAGCTGCTCTACGCCTCGCTGCTGACCACGGTCGACGGCCTGACCATGCTGGCGGTGGGCACCGCGATCGGGGCCGTGCTGGCCTTCGGCGCCTTCACCATCAGCGTGGTGGCGATCCCTACCCTGATGGATCAGGACCTCACCTTCATGGAGGGCATCGAGGCCAGCATCCGCTCGGTCGCCAAGAACTTCCGCCCGATGCTGCTGTGGGCGGCCATCCTCACCGGCTGCGTGCTGGTCGGGGTCATGACCTTCTACATCGGCCTGGCGCTGATCCTGCCGGTGCTGGGCCATGCCAGCTGGCACGCCTACGAGGACCTGGTGCGCATCGAGCCGATCGAGAAGCTGGAGAGCTGA
- a CDS encoding universal stress protein: MYQKIMLPVDLNEEASWEKALPTALSLCHSFGASLHVVTVLPDYRMPLVGSYFPKDFAAKAHQAVTDAQHEFIREHVPEDITVQSVIVDGSPWEAIIKAAKQLEIDLIVMASHNKRKFVDYVLGPNAEHVVHHSKVSVMIVR, translated from the coding sequence ATGTACCAGAAGATCATGTTGCCGGTGGACCTCAACGAGGAGGCGTCCTGGGAGAAGGCCCTGCCCACGGCCCTCTCGCTGTGCCATAGCTTCGGTGCCTCGCTGCACGTGGTGACGGTGCTGCCCGACTACCGCATGCCGCTGGTGGGGTCCTACTTCCCCAAGGACTTCGCCGCGAAGGCGCACCAGGCGGTCACCGATGCCCAGCACGAGTTCATCCGTGAGCACGTGCCGGAGGACATCACCGTCCAGAGCGTGATCGTCGACGGCTCGCCCTGGGAGGCGATCATCAAGGCGGCGAAGCAGCTCGAGATCGACCTGATCGTCATGGCCTCCCACAACAAGCGCAAGTTCGTCGACTACGTGCTCGGGCCCAACGCCGAGCACGTCGTGCACCATTCGAAGGTGTCGGTGATGATCGTGCGCTGA